Part of the Nostoc sp. ATCC 53789 genome, AATCACTTGCCAAAGAAAAAACATTAAGGAGATAAGTTTAGAAATTTGTATTACTTCAATGCCTTGAATAATCTTTTTTTAACCTCTTATTAATTTGAAAAGCTTACTCTTCTTAGATAATTGAGGCTAGCTATTTACAACAAATTAAGCCTCATCTAAAACATCAGGGAGTATACATTGAATTTATCGAGACGTGAGTTTTTTACCCTGGCAGGAGCATCTGCTACAGGTGCTGTCCTTCTATCTCCTTTGCAAGCATTTTATGCTAAACCTGCGATCGCTGCGGGCCCCTACGGCAATTTAGTGACCGACCCCAACGGAGTATTAGATTTGCCATCAGGATTCACTTACCGCAGACTATCCGAAACAGGCCAAACGATGAATGATGGTTACTTAGTACCGGGTGGTCACGATGGTATGGGTGCTTTTGCCGGGTCTAATGGCAATACGATTCTAATTCGCAATCATGAACTCGGTACTTCTGGCAATGGTGTGGGCGCTCCCAATGTCAGCAAGTACAACACAAATGGGAGGGGCGGTTGTACTAAATTGGTTGTTAATTCTTCCCGCAACCTGGTAGAACATCGGGGTGTCCTAGCTGGAACTATTCGCAACTGTGCTGGTGGCCCTACGCCTTCAGGGTCATGGTTAACCTGCGAGGAAACTTTTGAAAGCAATAACGGCAAGAAGCATGGTTATGTGTTTGAAGTTCCCAGTAGTGCAAATACTTTTGTCACCCCCGTCCCACTAACCGCTATGGGGCGTTTTAATCACGAGGCTGCTGCTGTAGACCCCAACACAGGGTATATCTACATGACAGAAGACCGGAGTGATGGGCTTTTCTACCGCTTCATTCCCAACCAAAGCAACAACCTGAGTGCTGGCGGCACGCTATACGCTTTAAGAATTACGGGGTCGTCTGGAATCAACACAGCTACGGGTTTCCCAAAAAATACGCCTAGGGCGGTGAACTGGGTACAGATTAGCAATCCTGATCCCACATCTGATACTGTCAGAACAGCAGGG contains:
- a CDS encoding alkaline phosphatase PhoX encodes the protein MNLSRREFFTLAGASATGAVLLSPLQAFYAKPAIAAGPYGNLVTDPNGVLDLPSGFTYRRLSETGQTMNDGYLVPGGHDGMGAFAGSNGNTILIRNHELGTSGNGVGAPNVSKYNTNGRGGCTKLVVNSSRNLVEHRGVLAGTIRNCAGGPTPSGSWLTCEETFESNNGKKHGYVFEVPSSANTFVTPVPLTAMGRFNHEAAAVDPNTGYIYMTEDRSDGLFYRFIPNQSNNLSAGGTLYALRITGSSGINTATGFPKNTPRAVNWVQISNPDPTSDTVRTAGYNSGAARFSGGEGIFYGSGYVYFTCKSGSSSGNGQIWRYSPANNTVELYIEPNNSGVLDNPDNIVVFPNRDIFLCEDGDGTDYILGITPSGSLYKFAKNALNTSEFAGVCFSPDGQTMFVNMQSPGITFAIWGPW